Proteins encoded by one window of Ulvibacter sp. MAR_2010_11:
- a CDS encoding FIST signal transduction protein produces MKAKSIKGKSTAEVKAALTQSMADGFNPTLGICFISKAQDRTAISNLLDEAGIAIFGCTTNGEFIDEETQKGSAAILLLDMNKDHFQIYFEEYPEKNYREVSSGIAQKAKAKFTTPAFLIGASHMAADGEEILRGIEDIAGKEVNAYGGAAGDDYAFTSTFVFTNGKDSGNAMVCIALDETKVEIKGIATCGWKAVGTVKTVTKSEGNHVYTVDDIPVLDITAKYGGLENITPENTNLALEIAANFPLQLQREKGDPVMRPGLKIDWTDRSYYSSGSVPQGSKVRFSLPPDFDVMEKVVKGVENLKATEMPEADALVVFSCAGRILSLGPLMSQELEGVKNVWNVPMAGMFSNGELGRATGGNLEMHNLTTCCVALKEK; encoded by the coding sequence ATGAAAGCAAAATCAATTAAAGGAAAATCTACAGCAGAAGTAAAAGCTGCGTTAACGCAAAGCATGGCTGACGGTTTTAATCCAACATTAGGTATCTGCTTTATTTCAAAAGCTCAGGACAGAACGGCTATCAGCAATTTGCTTGATGAAGCCGGTATAGCCATTTTTGGCTGCACCACTAATGGAGAGTTCATTGATGAAGAAACTCAAAAAGGTTCAGCAGCAATTCTTTTACTTGACATGAATAAGGATCATTTTCAAATATATTTTGAAGAATATCCCGAAAAAAATTACAGAGAAGTGTCAAGCGGCATTGCTCAAAAAGCAAAGGCAAAATTTACAACACCTGCTTTTTTAATCGGCGCCAGTCATATGGCAGCCGATGGAGAAGAAATACTTCGCGGCATTGAGGACATTGCCGGTAAAGAAGTTAATGCTTATGGAGGGGCAGCAGGCGATGATTATGCTTTTACCTCCACCTTCGTTTTTACAAATGGTAAAGATAGCGGCAATGCTATGGTTTGCATTGCACTGGATGAAACAAAAGTGGAAATAAAAGGTATTGCCACCTGTGGATGGAAAGCGGTTGGAACAGTAAAAACGGTAACAAAAAGTGAAGGCAATCATGTGTACACAGTAGATGATATTCCTGTATTGGATATTACTGCCAAATACGGCGGACTGGAAAATATTACCCCGGAAAATACTAATCTGGCCCTTGAAATCGCAGCCAATTTCCCGCTGCAATTACAGCGGGAAAAAGGAGACCCTGTTATGAGGCCAGGCCTTAAAATAGACTGGACAGATCGTTCTTATTATAGTAGTGGTTCAGTGCCGCAGGGTTCAAAAGTGCGTTTCTCCTTACCACCCGATTTTGACGTAATGGAAAAAGTAGTAAAGGGAGTAGAAAATCTAAAAGCAACCGAAATGCCCGAAGCAGATGCACTCGTTGTTTTCAGTTGTGCAGGCAGAATTCTATCATTGGGGCCTCTAATGAGTCAGGAGCTGGAAGGTGTAAAAAATGTTTGGAATGTACCTATGGCAGGCATGTTTAGCAATGGAGAATTGGGACGGGCTACCGGGGGAAATTTAGAAATGCATAACCTCACAACCTGTTGTGTGGCATTAAAGGAAAAATAA